Genomic segment of Pirellulales bacterium:
TGGCGCGGTTTTCGAGCGAGCCCGAGCGCAAGAAGCTCGAAGCAGGCGCCTATCAGCGGCAGAGTTGGCTGGCGTGGATGGGGCATGGGATCGAGCCGGCAGTACGGCCGCTGGGCTGGGATTGGCGGATTGGCTGCGCGGCAATTGCCTCGTTCCCGGCTCGCGAGGTGGTGCTCGGCACCCTCGGCGTGATTTATAATCTGGGGGACGATGTCGATATTCACGACAACGAGGGACAAACGCAATTGCAAGCCGAGTTGCAGCGCGCGACGTGGGACGGAACCGAGCGGCGCGTATTCAATGTGCCGGTCGCGCTGTCGCTCATGGTCTTCTTCGCGTTGTGCGCCCAATGCGCGGCAACGCTGGCGGTGATCAAGCGAGAAACGAACAGTTGGGGCTGGCCGATTTTCACGTTCACCTACATGACGGTGCTTGCCTACCTTGGGGCGCTGGCGACGTTTCAGGTGGGAATGTGGTTGACGACGGGCTAGGGACGAAGAACGGGGCTCGGGATTCGGGATTCGAGGACGCGCAAGCGACTGGGTAAATGACTTTTGATTGGCAGAACACCGTCGCGGTCGCACTGGTTCTTGTGGCGGCTGTCTATCTCGGCTGGCGCGGATGGCGGATCGTCGCGCGCAAAGCCGGTGGCTGCGGGGCATGCTCGAATTGCCCGGCCGACCAATCGCCGGCCGGAAAGCCGCTTGTTTCGCTGGATGCTCTGTCGCCGCCGAAAGCCAGGCAATAGCCAATCGCTGTTGCCTCGAATGCGGCCGAAGCGGTATACCAGAACCGTCGGTCAGGCGCTATTGTGCCAGACACGCGCGGAGATTCCCGAACTCACCATCGAAAATCACCGTAGCGCTTTCTGGGCTGCGATGTCAGTCGCCCGCGGATTGTGGAAGGATTGCAAATGCCGGATGAGACAGGTTCAGCGCGATCGGTGAGTGAGGCGCCAAAGGTCCGCCGCGGGCGGAGCGTGTGGCGGCCCGGCCGGCAGACCGGGGGTTGGTATCGCTCGCGCTGGGTCCGGCGTGGACTCGTCACACTGCTCTTCGTGGCGATGGTGGCCACCCTGATCGTGCTCGTCTTTCCGCCCCTCTATCATCCCAACGCCCAACTCGTATTCTTGACTGGCGCCGATTATCACCCGCTCCGCGCGCCTCCTGCCGCGTACGCCCTCGAGGATTTCGGCGCGCTCGAATCGCTCGACAAGGTGCTCGACAGGCACGGCGCCGAACCCGGTCCGCTACTGCTCGGCCAGATGCGCTCGGCCGGCGCCATGCGCACGCTTTCAGAGGACTTGAGCGGTTCGACTCCGGAAAGCGCGGGCGCGCTGATCGTCTACGTGGATGGTCATGGCGTCTCGGACAACGGCACGGCCTATCTGCTCTGCCGCAACTACGATCCCTCTAATCCAGTCGCCGGCCGCTATCGGCTTCACGACCTGCTGCATCAGCTTAGCGGTTCGGCGGCGGCGGTAAAGCTGTTGATCCTCGACACAGGCCGAATTGAGGCCGATCCGCGGATGGGAATGCTCATCAACGAGTTTCCGCGGCTGTTGCAGCAAGAGGTCGAGCAAACCGGCGACCAAAACCTCTGGGTGCTCACCTCCAATGCGATTCTCGAGCGTTCGCACGTCTCGCCGGCACTCGAGCGGTCGGTCTTCGGCTATTTCGTTGCGCTTGGGTTGCGCGGTGCCGCCGATCTCAATGCCGACAAGGCGATCGACGTCGATGAGCTATATCGCTACGTGCGGGCGAACGTGAGCGCCTGGGTGCGCACGGCGACGGCGGGCCACGAGACGCAAACGCCGCTCTTGCTCTGGGGCGGAGGGTCGAATTTGAATCCGCCGCATTCCCTGCCGGTGCTGCTGCCGGTTTCCATGCCGGCTGGCGGCCGGCCCGGCTTGAAACTGCCGGCAGCTTCGGCCAAGTTTCCCGAGGTCGGCGGTGGCATCGCCTCTCCATATACGAACCGGGCGACACAAGACTTTGTTCCGGTCGCCGCGAAGAGCCAGAAAAAGGTTCCCGGACTGAAACAAACCCGCAAGGCGGCGAAGACCAACGCCAAAGTCTCCAGGAGAATCGACGCGTCGAAAGAAAAGCAGGCGACCGAATCACCGAAAGCCGGAGCGCCCGGTCCGGCCAAGGCTGAACCTTCCGCGCCATCGAATGAAAAGAGCGGTGCTTCGGCAGAGGGAAAGTCCGCGGGGAACGAGAACAAGGAACCGGGATCGTCAGGCGATGGCCAAGCCGCGCCGGATGAAAAAGAGGGTGCCGGGCCCGATGCCGCGGATGAAACGGCCGCCAAATCTTCCCAAGGCAAGCCCAGGGCGCCGTCGCCTCCGCCGACCGCAGGCGGATTATTGGCTCAAGCCTGGCAATTGCGCGACGACATGGAATCGCCCGGCGACGAACCGCGAGCCCTCGACTACGCCCCGCAAACGTGGCACGAATATCAGCAATGGCTTTTGGCGGAAGAGCAACTTTATCGGGCCGGCGACGTCAGCGACCCGAAGGAGATTGCCGCGTCGTTGACGAAGGCGCTGGCGCGGCTGGCCGTCGTTCCGACCCCGCCGCCGCTCGACAAGGACCAGCCGCCGGACCTGGCCTCGCGAATCAGTGCGCTGCGGCCGCAACTTCCCGACGGCGTCGATGCTCCCTGGTCGCTTGCGATGGCCCAGTTTTTTTCCCAGCGAAGCCGCGCGGCGATGTCGCCCGAGGCGATCGACGCGGCGCGAGCGCTCGATCGATTCGCGACGGACGGAACTCCCGCCGAGTTTGCCGCCTGGATCAAGAAGCTCGGCCCAGCCCTCGATGGATTCTCCGAGGCGCGCTGGGCGCGGCAATTGTCCAAGCTGCAAGGACTCGATTGGCCGGTCGTACAGCTTGCCCTGGCGACGCGCCAATTGGGCGAGCAGGTCGTAATCATCTCCCCGACGACGCTTCCCTGGATCCGCGAGCGGTTGGAGGCGGCCGATCGATTGCGGCTCTCCGGCGAGCGCCGATTGACGGATGCGATTGGCACCGATCGCCAAGCCATCGCCACGCGACTGTTTCGGCAGGCGACCGATCTTTATCACGAGTCGGCCGACGACATCGCTGTCGTGTCTGGCGCCACGCAACTTCGCAACGACTTGATGAATCGCGCGCCGTTCTACGTCGCTTGGCGAGAAGCTGCCGGCTGGGAGCCACCCGCTGAGGCCCCGAAAGATGCCGACCTCGTGGCGCTATTCGATCGACTCAGCGAACTCGACGCGACGCTCGCCGCTGCCGATCCAGTTCAATTGGAGCATGTGAACAAGCTGGCGGCCGAGCTGGCGACGCTGGCCGACCGAATTGAATCGGGGTCGGCCGAGGCGAACGTCGCGAATTTGGCCGGTCCCGCACCGGGCGTCGGAAGTGGTTGGCGCATTGAGCTGCTGCTCTCCACGCCGCTCTTAAGCGCTGAATCGCGCGAGCGGCTGCTCGCCGTCGCGGCCGACTCTGAGGCCAAGCAGGCCGCAAACTATCGCCCGGCGAACGTCGATTCGGTCTTCGACCCGATTCCCGGCGCCACGCCGGCGCGCTGGCAGGCGATCGTCGAACGAGCAGAGACTGAAATGGCGCTGGCGCGGCTGGCTGCCGGCCGCGGTCCCGATGCGAGTCGGTTGCTCGACCCGCTCCAAGACGCGGCCGCCGAGTTGAAGGCCGCCGAGCAGCGCCGCGCGGAATCGGGCCAGTCTGCTGCCATTGAACTAGACGAGCCGCTCTGGCTAGCCTGCCGAAAATTCGGCGGCGCGCTTCAGGATTTCTACCATAATCTGCCCGGTCAGGTGGAAACGCTCGTCGCCCAACAATCGGATCTCACCGATGCCGGCAAACGGCCCGCGCGGATCTCGGCCCTGCGCTCCGCCGCGCGAATGCTGCGCTTGGCCGACGTGCGCGACCAGGCGCAAAGCGCCAGCGCCAATCCGGCCGCGCCGCTGGCGGCGGCTTCGCTCTACGACTTACTCGTCTGGCAGAATCAGCGATTGCAGGCTTCACTGGCCGACGCGCCGCCTGCCGACGTCGGCTATTTGGCCGACGCTGCGGCGTCGTATTCCGCGCAAGCCGATCGAATTCCCTTGCAGCCTGCCACTTCACCAGCAGCCCTGCCGCCGCTGGCCGTCAACGGTTCAACGGCGATCAACCTCACGACCGAGCCGGAGCAATTGGTCGAGTTGTCGCTCCATTCGAGTTCGGCCGAGCCGACCGACGTTTGGATCGTCTGCCGGTATTCACCCGAGCTGTTGGACGTTCTGGCCGTCGGCGCGTCGAACGTGTATCACGATCATCTGCTTCGTGCGACGACCAAGAATTCGACCGGCATGCCTTCGGACCAGGACACCGTGCGTCCGGACCGATTGTCGCTGCCTGCCACGTTCCAAGTTCGCGCGGGGGGCACGGAGCCGCTGCGGCTCAAAGTGCGCTCGAAAGCCGGGGCGCGGCAAACGACGCGATTGATCGTCCAAGCGATTTCAGCCGGCGCCTTCGTGCGGCACGAGACCGACGTCGCGCTACCCGCCCCGCAGACGATCGAGCTGGCCGTCGAGGGAGCGCCGGGCACATGGACACAGTCCGACGCTCAGGTCTCGCTCTTTCCATTTCCCAATCGGAAGACCGGCTATCGTTTCAGCTTGATCAACAACGGGCTGACCGATCGTAGCGTCGACATCGAGTTCCTCGCTCTCGACGCTCGATCCTCGGTTTCGCCTCCGGCCGCCGGGCTGGCGGAGGAAGACGCCGCCCGAATGATGGCGCGGTTTGGCCCCATGCGCTCGGTTGCCGTGCTGACTAAAGTCTCGGTCCCCGCCGGTGCCAAGCCAGTTCCCCTTCCGTTCCCCGTGCCCGACGAAAAGAAAGCCGCCGAGCCGGCTAAGCCGCAAGCGAAACTCACTGCGACCGCGAGCGCGGCGCCAGCATCCAAGGCCGCCACTGCGGACGAGCCGCCCGCGCCGCCGCGGCCCGTGCTGGACCGCGGCTTCCTGGTCGTGGTGACCGATCGCGAGACGCAACTCAAGACGATCACTCGGATCGACATCGAGCCGCAGCGGCCCCGGCGCTACGTTCGCCCGCAGGTGGGCTACAATCTCGATCGTGAGACGCTGCAAATTCGCGTCGTTCCGCAAGACAAGGCGCTCTTGCCGCCCGACGGCGTCCACGTCCATGCGGACATTGCGACACCGCTCCCTCCGGGAACACAAGCGCAGCTCGATGCGGACGTGAAGGCCCCCGATTACGTCGCCAATCTGTTCTGCGAGTTGCCGGCCGACGCCGCCAAGGTTGTCACCGTACGGCTCACGGTCGATGGCTACCCGCGGGCGTTCGTCTATCATGTGCCCTGCGGGATTCAATCGAGCGATCTGGCCGAGGAGACAGATCTGCGCGAGGTTCGCATCCTGTCGCCCGCGGCCGAGACAGCATATCGAGCGCCGATCGACAGCATTCCGGTCGATGCCGAGGTCGATGCGCCGCTCGGCGCGTTTCAGAATCCGGACGACGTTCTGGAAATCGGGATCGACGTGGATCGCGACCGCGACCTGCGCGGGGAGCCGAGCGTGCGGCTCGCGGCCGACCGACAAGTGAACATCTGGCTGGATCGCGCGGGGCCGGGCGGGCTCATTTCGCTCGACTCAAATGTCGGCGATTTCCATCTCACCGTGCCGACCCCCGCCTTGCGCAATGCGCGCGTGGACGTGCTCGGCCGGGTCTTTTCCGCGGGCAAGACGGGTTGGAGCGAGCCGGTCGAGATTCTGCTCGACGGCACCCCGCCGCGGGTCGAGCGCGTCGAACTCCTGCCGACCCCGGTTGTGATCGGTCCCGATGTCGAGGCGTCGATCTGGGCAACCGACGACAATCTAAGCGGCGTGGTCAAAATCGAAGTGGGCTTCGACACCTCCGGCCATGGGAAGTTCGACGACACCGTCGAGCCGTTCGAGTTGACCCGTGACGCCACCGGCCGCTGGTTCGGCAAAATTCCCACCAAGCCGCTCGATCCAGGCACGCTGACGTTCCTGATCCGCGCGACCGACCGGGCCGGGAACGTCAGCGATTACACCAAGGTCAAAGCTCGTATCATCACCAAGGCCGAGGCCGACGCGGCTGCCGAAGCTCCGAACGCTCGGCTGCAAGGGACTGTCCTGTTCGGCAACGATCCGGTGCCGGCCGCCGAGATGACGATCTCCTCGGAAAAGGGACCGAAAATCTCCCCAATCACAACCGACGACCGCGGCAACTTCACGTTCGCAGGCCTCCCGCCGGGCAAATACAAGCTGGCCGCGAAGGCGGTGCTCCACAACAAGACCCGCAAGATGGAGTTGGACGTCACGGTCGAATCCGCCTCGGCGAATCCGAGGCCGGTACGGGTGATTCTGAAATAGAAAGTAGAATGTCCCCATTTTCGGCCCCCGCCACGATCAGTCAACCCTGGCCGAGACTCTTGAAACCGGTTCACGTACGTCAGGCTTTCCAGCCTGACACTTGCGACGGTTTGTCAGCCTGGAAAGGCTGGCTTACGGCAAAAGGCATCACCAGCCGGCCGAGCAATTGATTGACGCAACTTCTTCCCGGCGATAGACGTCTTGTGACGCTATCGGTTCGTCTTGCTCCCACCGGGTAATTGCGGTCGGGTTTGTTCCGCCAACCAACCTTTCGGCGCAGAATCGGGGTGTCGCATGACCTATCAAGGACACATTGAAGACGGCGTGGTCGTATTCAACCAACCGTTATCGCTTCCCGAAGGAACGGAGGTGTTGGTCGAAGTCGCGGCTCCGGCGCGCGGCCGCGCGACCGCCCCCGAGGACTTCTGGCGTGAAACGTCAATGGCGGAACTTATCAAAGAGCAGGGAGTTGCGCTCGCCCGACGCTTTGAGGACGTGCTGGGGCAAGGCACGACGCTGTGGGACGACGATCGGCAGTTCGATGAGTTCATTCGCAACATCGGCGACCGCCGCCGCGAAGGAATGGCATCGTGAGCACGATCGTTCTCGACACCAACATCGTGTCGTATTTGATGAAGGGGCACGCGCTCGCCGAACGGTACCGGTCGCACTTGGACGGCAAAACACTGGCCGTTTCGTTTATGGCTGTCGCGGAATTGTATGAAGGAGCATGCCGTGCCGATTGGGGTCCGCGACGGTTGGCGCGCTTTGACAATGTTCTGCGCAGCTACGTGGTCATTCCCGCTTCGCCGAAAACCTGTAAACGTTGGGGGCTGGTCCGCGCGGAGCGTCGAAGTCAACCGATTTCGTGCGAGGACGCGTGGATTGCGGCCGTTGCCCTCGTCCATCAATGCCCGCTTGCGACTCACAACGCCGCCGACTTCGCCAACATCACTGGCCGCGAGATCATTACAGAAGCGCGGGGCTAGGCGTTCCGAAATCCGGAAAAAGGGGATCAGGACTGATCAGAACGGTTCATTGAATCGTTCTGACCCCTTTTTGCTTTCCAATATTCTTTTTGACAATCGCTAGCAATCCGGCTATTCTGAGGGCGTGATGGCTGGCGGGCCGTCGCCAATCACATCTTTGCTCTTGCTCTCTGGCCGGCCAGCCTCACGGGTCCGACGCGATT
This window contains:
- a CDS encoding FeoB-associated Cys-rich membrane protein, with amino-acid sequence MTFDWQNTVAVALVLVAAVYLGWRGWRIVARKAGGCGACSNCPADQSPAGKPLVSLDALSPPKARQ
- a CDS encoding carboxypeptidase regulatory-like domain-containing protein, which codes for MPDETGSARSVSEAPKVRRGRSVWRPGRQTGGWYRSRWVRRGLVTLLFVAMVATLIVLVFPPLYHPNAQLVFLTGADYHPLRAPPAAYALEDFGALESLDKVLDRHGAEPGPLLLGQMRSAGAMRTLSEDLSGSTPESAGALIVYVDGHGVSDNGTAYLLCRNYDPSNPVAGRYRLHDLLHQLSGSAAAVKLLILDTGRIEADPRMGMLINEFPRLLQQEVEQTGDQNLWVLTSNAILERSHVSPALERSVFGYFVALGLRGAADLNADKAIDVDELYRYVRANVSAWVRTATAGHETQTPLLLWGGGSNLNPPHSLPVLLPVSMPAGGRPGLKLPAASAKFPEVGGGIASPYTNRATQDFVPVAAKSQKKVPGLKQTRKAAKTNAKVSRRIDASKEKQATESPKAGAPGPAKAEPSAPSNEKSGASAEGKSAGNENKEPGSSGDGQAAPDEKEGAGPDAADETAAKSSQGKPRAPSPPPTAGGLLAQAWQLRDDMESPGDEPRALDYAPQTWHEYQQWLLAEEQLYRAGDVSDPKEIAASLTKALARLAVVPTPPPLDKDQPPDLASRISALRPQLPDGVDAPWSLAMAQFFSQRSRAAMSPEAIDAARALDRFATDGTPAEFAAWIKKLGPALDGFSEARWARQLSKLQGLDWPVVQLALATRQLGEQVVIISPTTLPWIRERLEAADRLRLSGERRLTDAIGTDRQAIATRLFRQATDLYHESADDIAVVSGATQLRNDLMNRAPFYVAWREAAGWEPPAEAPKDADLVALFDRLSELDATLAAADPVQLEHVNKLAAELATLADRIESGSAEANVANLAGPAPGVGSGWRIELLLSTPLLSAESRERLLAVAADSEAKQAANYRPANVDSVFDPIPGATPARWQAIVERAETEMALARLAAGRGPDASRLLDPLQDAAAELKAAEQRRAESGQSAAIELDEPLWLACRKFGGALQDFYHNLPGQVETLVAQQSDLTDAGKRPARISALRSAARMLRLADVRDQAQSASANPAAPLAAASLYDLLVWQNQRLQASLADAPPADVGYLADAAASYSAQADRIPLQPATSPAALPPLAVNGSTAINLTTEPEQLVELSLHSSSAEPTDVWIVCRYSPELLDVLAVGASNVYHDHLLRATTKNSTGMPSDQDTVRPDRLSLPATFQVRAGGTEPLRLKVRSKAGARQTTRLIVQAISAGAFVRHETDVALPAPQTIELAVEGAPGTWTQSDAQVSLFPFPNRKTGYRFSLINNGLTDRSVDIEFLALDARSSVSPPAAGLAEEDAARMMARFGPMRSVAVLTKVSVPAGAKPVPLPFPVPDEKKAAEPAKPQAKLTATASAAPASKAATADEPPAPPRPVLDRGFLVVVTDRETQLKTITRIDIEPQRPRRYVRPQVGYNLDRETLQIRVVPQDKALLPPDGVHVHADIATPLPPGTQAQLDADVKAPDYVANLFCELPADAAKVVTVRLTVDGYPRAFVYHVPCGIQSSDLAEETDLREVRILSPAAETAYRAPIDSIPVDAEVDAPLGAFQNPDDVLEIGIDVDRDRDLRGEPSVRLAADRQVNIWLDRAGPGGLISLDSNVGDFHLTVPTPALRNARVDVLGRVFSAGKTGWSEPVEILLDGTPPRVERVELLPTPVVIGPDVEASIWATDDNLSGVVKIEVGFDTSGHGKFDDTVEPFELTRDATGRWFGKIPTKPLDPGTLTFLIRATDRAGNVSDYTKVKARIITKAEADAAAEAPNARLQGTVLFGNDPVPAAEMTISSEKGPKISPITTDDRGNFTFAGLPPGKYKLAAKAVLHNKTRKMELDVTVESASANPRPVRVILK
- a CDS encoding type II toxin-antitoxin system VapC family toxin; translated protein: MSTIVLDTNIVSYLMKGHALAERYRSHLDGKTLAVSFMAVAELYEGACRADWGPRRLARFDNVLRSYVVIPASPKTCKRWGLVRAERRSQPISCEDAWIAAVALVHQCPLATHNAADFANITGREIITEARG